Genomic DNA from Pistricoccus aurantiacus:
CGCTGGACCCGGCGGCGATCAAGGCGGTGGAAGATGCGGTGGAGGAGTTTCATCGCAACGGCTGCCGTATCCTGATGAGCACTCACGATCTCAATCAGGCGCGACGCCTGGCGGACGAGGTGGTGTTCCTGTGTAACGGCCAGCTGATCGAGCATAGCGCCGCGGAGCGATTTTTCAGCAACCCACGTAGCACGAAGGCAGCCGCCTTCATCAAGGGCGAACTGGTGTGGTAATTCGTCCTGTAAAACCAAGCCGATAACCAGGAGTCAGTGTATGCAAGGTTCTACTCGTTCCTTTAGCCTTTCGAGGAAGGTCGCCGGTGTAAGCGCCGCGCTGCTATGTGGCGTCGGTTTGTCCTGGGGAGCCGTGGCTCAGGAAGACAATGCTCAGCAAGACAATGCTCAGGAGAAAGACGGCCAGTTCATCACCCTGGCGTCGACGACTTCCACGGAGCATTCCGGGCTGTTCGACTCGATCATTCCCAAGTTTCACGATGCCACGGATATCGATGTGCACGTGGTCGCGGTGGGCACCGGCCAGGCCTTCGAGATCGCCCGTCGCGGCGATGCGGATAGTCTGCTGGTGCACGATACTGCCGGTGAGAAGAAATTCGTCGACAACGGCTACGCCACCCAGCGTGACGACGTGATGTACAACGACTTCGTGCTGATCGGTCCGAAGGACGACCCGGCCAACGTCAGCGAAGCGGATAGCGCCGTGGATGCATTCTCGCGCATCGCTGAAGCCGAAGCGCCCTTTGCTTCCCGCGGGGACGACAGCGGCACCAACCGGGCGGAGCTGCGACTTTGGGAAGACGCCGGGGTCGAAGCCGAGGGTGAATGGTATCGAGAGCTGGGCAGCGGCATGGGCCCGACCCTGAATACCGCCGCGGGCATGGACGCCTATGTCATGTCCGATCGCGCCACCTGGGTATCCTTCAAGAATCCGCAGAACCTGGAAATTCTCTTCGAGGGAGACGAGGTCCTGTTCAACCAGTACGGCAGCCTGCTGCTGAGCGAGGAGAAATTTCCTCATCTCAAGCATGAACTGGCCAAGCAGTGGCACCAGTGGCTGCTTTCCGAAGAAGGCCAGCAGGCGATCGCCGATTACGAACTGAACGGACAGCAGCTGTTTTTCCCCAACGCCAAGTGATTTTTCTGCGATAACTCACCACTCGCGCCGAGGCAAGACCTCGGCGTCACCTACCGTCTACCCCTGTTATCGCGGCAATTTACGACTTTCGTTTAGAGGCTGTACTTTCACTTTACGTAAACGTCAACCTGTTTTAGCCTGACGCCATCGTCATATCGTCTATCCTTGAAACAGCACTCGACGACGCTTGGAGCCAAATCATGCAAACGCCTTTCAAACCTCTCGATTTCGGCCTGGACGACACCCAGCAAATGCTGCGAGATCAGGTCAACGCCTTCGCTCGGGATGAGATCGCGCCCTTGGCGGAAGAGGTGGACGCGAAAAACGAGTTTCCCAACGAGCTGTGGAAGAAGTTCGGCGACATGGGGCTTCTGGGCATCACCGTGCCCGAGGAGTATGGCGGCAGCGACATGGGCTATCTCGCTCACTGCATCGCCATGGAGGAAATCTCCCGGGCCAGCGCCTCGATCGGGCTATCTTACGGCGCGCATTCCAACCTGTGCGTCAATCAGGTCAAGCTCAACGGCAGCGAGGAACAGAAGGCCAAGTACCTGCCGGGTCTGATCTCCGGGGAATGCATCGGCGCGCTTGCCATGTCCGAACCCGGCGCCGGCTCCGATGTGGTGTCCATGAAATTGCGAGCAAAGAAACAAGGCGATCATTACATCCTGAACGGCAACAAGATGTGGATCACCAACGGCCCGGACGCCCATGTACTGGTGGTCTACGCCAAGACCGACCCTGACGCCGGCTCCAAGGGCATTACCGCCTTTATCATCGAGAAGGATTTCCCCGGCTTTTCCACCGCCCAGAAGCTCGACAAGCTGGGCATGCGCGGCTCCAACACCTGCGAGCTGGTATTCGAGGACTGCAAGGTGCCGGCGGAGAATATTCTCGGCGAGGAGAACAAGGGCGCGCGGGTGCTGATGAGCGGCCTGGACTTCGAGCGCACCGTGCTCGCCGCCGGGCCCATCGGCATCATGCAGGCGGCCCTGGACGTGGTGGTGCCCTACCTGCACGAACGCAAGCAGTTCGGCCAGGCCATCGGCGAATTCCAGCTGGTGCAGGGCAAGGTGGCGGATATGTACACCACCTTGAACGCCTGTCGCGCCTACCTTTATGCGGTGGCCGGCGCCTGCGATCGCGGCCAGACCTCCCGCAAGGACGCCGCCGGGGTGATTCTCTACTGCGCGGAAAAAGCCACTCAGGTAGCGCTGGACGCCATCCAACTGCTCGGCGGCAACGGCTATATCAACGAGTATCCCACCGGACGCCTGCTGCGAGACGCCAAGCTTTACGAGATCGGCGCCGGCACCAGCGAGATCCGGCGCATGCTGATCGGCCGCGAAATCTTCAACGAGTCCGCCTGACGGGAGTGGTTCGATGGCAATCCTGGAAACTCAAATCAATCCTCGCAGCGAGGCGTTTCAGGCCAACGAGGCCGCGATGCGCGACGAGGTGGAAAAGCTTCGAGAACTGACCGCAACGATCTGCCAGGGCGGCGGTGAAAAGGCGCGGACACGTCACGAGTCCCGGGGCAAACTGTTCGTGCGGGATCGCATCGATCATCTGCTGGATGAAGGCGCGCCCTTTCTGGAACTTTCCGCCCTGGCCGCCCACGAGGTCTATCAAGGTCCTCTGCCCGCCGCCGGAGTCGTGACCGGCATCGGTCGCGTATCCGGGGTGGAATGCGTGATCGTCGCCAACGACGCCACGGTCAAGGGCGGCACCTATCATCCGCTGACGGTGAAAAAGCATCTGCGTGCCCAGGAAGTCGCCCACAAGCATCGCCTGCCCTGCATCTATCTGGTGGATTCCGGCGGCGCCTTCCTGCCGGAACAGGACGAAGTGTTTCCGGACAAGGACGATTTCGGACGCATCTTCTACAACCAGGCAACGCTTTCAGCCGCGGGCATTCCGCAGATCGCCGTGGTGATGGGTTCCTGTACCGCCGGCGGTGCCTACGTGCCGGCCATGGCGGACGAGTCGATCATCGTCAAGGAACAGGGCACCATCTTCCTCGGCGGCCCGCCCCTGGTGAAAGCCGCCACCGGCGAAAGCATCAGCGCGGAAGACCTGGGAGGCGCGGAGGTGCACTGCAAGATCAGCGGCGTGGCGGATCACTACGCGGAGAACGATGCCCATGCCCTGCAGCTGGCACGCCGAGCGATCTCCCGACTCAACTGGCAGAAGCGCGGCAGGCTGGCGCTGAAGGAATCCCGTTCGCCCAGGCTCGATCCCAGGGAGATCTACGGCATCGTCGGCACGGACCTGAAGAAGCCCTACGACGTACGCGAGGTGATCGGGCGATTGGTGGACGAGTCGGATTTCGACGAATTCAAGCGCTACTACGGCGATACCCTGGTCACCGGCTTCGCACGCATCCACGGCCATCCGGTAGGGATTCTCGCCAACAACGGCGTGCTGTTCTCGGAATCCGCGCTCAAGGGCGCGCACTTTATCGAGCTTTGCGCCCAAAGGAAAATTCCCTTGATTTTCCTACAAAATATTACCGGCTTCATGGTCGGCTCCAAGTACGAGCAGGAAGGCATCGCCAAGCACGGCGCCAAGCTGGTCACCGCGGTGGCCTGTGCCCGGGTGCCCAAGTTCACGGTGCTGATCGGCGGCAGCTTCGGCGCCGGCAACTACGGGATGTGCGGCCGCGCCTACGAGCCCAACCTGCTGTTCATGTGGCCCAACGCGCGTATCTCGGTCATGGGCGGTGAACAGGCCGCCAACGTGCTGGCCCAGGTCAAGCGGGATCAATACGAAGGACGCGGCGAGAACTGGTCCGCTCAGGACGAAGACGATTTCAAGCGGCCGATCCGCGAACAGTACGAGCACCAGGGCCATCCCTATTACGCCAGCGCAAGAATTTGGGATGACGGCGTCATCGACCCGCTGCAGACGCGGGACGTGCTGGGGCTCTCCCTGGCCGCCGCCATGAATGCGGAAATCGAGGATACCCGCTTCGGCGTATTCAGGATGTGAGGCTGACATGAACGATACTACGAGCTTTTCCCGACTGAATATCGACGAGCGCGGCGTCGCCTGGCTGACCCTGGACCGCCCGGAAGTGCATAACGCCTTCGACGACGCGCTGATCGAAGATCTGAACGATCATCTCGACCGCCTGCACCGCCTCTGCGACGACGGCAAGCTGCGAGCGCTGGTGCTGCGCTCCGAGGGCAAGCACTTCTCCGCCGGAGCGGATCTCGCCTGGATGAAGCGCATGGTGGACTACGAGTTCGACGACAACCTGGCGGATTCCCGGCGGCTTTCCCATCTGATGCACTGCCTGGATACCCTGGCCTGCCCGACGCTCTGTCTGGTTCAAGGAGCAACCTACGGCGGCGCCGTGGGGCTGGTGGCCTGCTGCGATATTGCCGTCGCTTCCGAGAAAGCGCGTTTCTGTCTTTCCGAAGTCAGGATCGGCCTCGCGCCGGCGGTCATCAGCCCCTACGTACAGCGCGCCATCGGTGAACGCCAGATGCGCCGCTACGCGCTCAGCGCCGAAGTCATCAGCGCTTCCCTGGCGCTGGAACTGGGGCTTGTCCACCGCGTGGTGGAACACGACAAACTGGAAAACGCCAGAGACGAGATACTCGACACCCTGCTGGCCTGTTCGCCTCAGTCGCAGAAAGCCACCAAGGCGCTGCTCGCGCATATTGCCCAGGAGCCGGATAGCGCCGCCACCCGAGAGCGCTGCTGCCGGGTCATCAGCGAACTGCGCATCAGCCATGAAGGTCAGGAAGGCTTGAGCGCCTTCTTCGAAAAAAGATCCCCCCGCTGGCAGAACGACGAGGAGCCATCGTGAAAGGAACCGAATTTTCCAAGGTGTTGATTGCCAACCGCGGCGAGATCGCCTGTCGGGTCATCCGCACCGCTCGGCGTATGGGGTTAGCGACGGTGGCGGTATATTCCGACGCGGACGCCAACGCCCGCCATGTGCGAGAGGCGGACGAAGCGATACGCCTGGGACCCGCCAGCGCGCGGGAGAGCTATCTCGATATCCAGGCGGTCATCGACGCCGCCAAACGCACCGGTGCCGGCGCCATTCATCCCGGCTATGGCTTCCTTTCCGAGAATGCCAGTTTCGTCAAGGCGCTTGACGAGGCGGGCATCGTCTTCGTCGGACCGCCGGCTTCCGCCATTTCCGCCATGGGGGACAAGTCCGCCGCCAAGGCGCGCATGCATGACGCCGGCGTGCCGCTGGTGCCGGGCTATCACGGCGATGATCAGAACGATGCCCGACTGAAAGAGGAAGCGGATGCCATCGGCTATCCGGTGCTGCTCAAGGCCAGCGCCGGCGGCGGCGGCAAGGGCATGCGGGTAGTGGAAAGCGGCGGGAACTTCCAGGCGGCGCTGGAAGGCTGTCGGCGGGAATCCCAGGCCGCCTTCGGCGACCAGCGCATGCTGATCGAGAAATACCTGACCCAGCCGCGCCATGTGGAAGTCCAGGTGTTCTGCGATTCACAGGGCGACGGCGTCTACCTGTTCGAGCGGGATTGCAGCGTGCAACGCCGTCACCAGAAGGTGCTGGAGGAAGCCCCGGCACCGGGCATGAGTGAGGAACTGCGCCGTGAAATGGGCGAGGCCGCGGTACGCGCCGCCCAGGAAATCGGCTATGTGGGCGCCGGCACCGTGGAGTTCTTGCTGGATGCCGATAGTTCTTTCTATTTCATGGAAATGAACACCCGGCTGCAGGTGGAGCATCCGGTCACCGAGATGATCACCGGCGAAGACCTGGTGGAATGGCAGCTCAGAGTCGCCATGGGCGAGTCCTTGCCCAAGCGTCAGGAAGAACTGACCCTGACCGGCCATAGCTTCGAGGCCCGGATTTATGCAGAAGACCCGGAGCAGGATTTCCTTCCCGCTACCGGGCACCTGGAACGTTTCGTGCTGGACCTCTCCGGCGCTGGGCTGAATCCTGACCGAGTGCGTCTGGATAGCGGCGTGGAAACCGGCGACGAGGTGTCCATGCACTATGACCCCATGCTCGCCAAGCTGATCGTCTGGGGAGACGACCGTATTCAGGCCCTGGCGACGCTGGGTCGCGCTCTGGCGGCATTGGATGTGCGCGGCGTGACCACCAACCGCGCCTTTCTGCAGCGCCTGGCCAGCCACCCGGCCTTTCAACAGGCGGAGCTGGATACGCGCTTTATCGAACGTCATGAGGCAGAGCTGTTTGCCCCTCGCGACTATCGACTCGAGGATTACGCCGGGGCCGCGCTGGTGGCGTTGGATCAACTTCATCGGGCGCAGAAAGAGCGTTCCCCCTGGGATCGCCATGACGGCTTTCGACTCAATGCGCCGCGACGTATCCGGATTGCTCTTTGCGATCCCTCCGATGCTCAGGCGGAAGACGCCGAAAGCCTAGTGACCGTTGAAGCGACTCGGCAACAGGACCAGCAGTCCTGGCGATTGACGATCGGCGACGAAAGCTGCCAAGGGTGGCTTCAGTCATTGGAAGGCGACGCGGTAGCGATCACCTTGGACGGCCATCGCCGGCGTCTGCAGGCTCGGCTGGATGAAAACGCTATCGTCCTGGCGGACGCTCAAGGCGAGACTCGCCTTTACTGGCAACGCCTGGATAAAGTGGATCACGGCCAGCATGAAACCGCCGCCACCCTCACCGCCCCCATGCACGGCACCGTAGTGGCGCTGCTCGTCGAACCCGGCACGCCGGTGGAGAAAGGCATGCCGCTGATGGTCATGGAAGCCATGAAGATGGAGCATACGCTCTCCGCCCCGGCGGATGGCCAGGTAGAGAGCTTTCACTTCGACAAGGGCGATACCGTGGGGCAAGGCGATGTGCTGCTTGAGTTTGCCGCGGATGAGTAGTTTGTAAGCGGCGCCAGGGATAGCCGCGATTCACACCACTTGACCTGGTGTGCTGTGAACAGCATCGGAGAAAAACAGATGGCATTTCCGCAAAGCGTTCGCCTGGTGGAAGTCGGCCCCCGGGACGGGCTGCAGAACGAGCCGACGCCCATCGATACCGCCACCAAGCTCGAACTGATCGATCGTCTTGGCAGTGCTGGCATCACCCATATCGAGGCGGCGAGCTTCGTCTCCCCCAAGTGGGTGCCGCAAATGGCGGATCATCGAGAGGTCATGGCGGGCCTGAAACGCCGCCCAGGCGTGACCTACGCGGCGCTGACCCCCAATCTCAGGGGCTTGGAAGCGGCTCTGGAAAGCGGTGTGGATGAAGTGGCGGTATTCGGCGCCGCCAGCGAGACCTTCTCGCAGAAGAACATCAACTGTTCCATCGCGGAATCCCTGGAGCGTTTTGCCCCGGTGATCGAAACCGCCCAGGCCGCCAAGGTGCCGGTACGCGGCTATGTCTCCTGTACCCTGGGCTGCCCCTACGAAGGCGAGATCGCCCCGGAAAAGGTTGCCGACGTTTCCCGCACCCTGTTCGAAATGGGCTGCTACGAGATATCGCTTGGCGATACCGTTGGCGTCGGCACGCCCCTGAAAGCCAAGCGCATGCTGGAATGCGTGGCGGGCCAGGTTCCCCTGGAGAAGCTCGCCGCCCACTTTCACGACACCTACGGCCAGGCCTTGGCCAATCTCTATGCGGTACTCGAGGAAGGCATCGCGGTGATCGACAGCTCCGTGGCCGGTCTCGGCGGCTGCCCTTACGCCAAAGGCGCTGCCGGTAACGTCGCCAGCGAAGACGTGATCTATCTGCTCAACGGGCTAGGTATCGCAAGCGGTATCGACCTCGACAAGCTAGCCGAAACAGGGCGCTGGATCACCGAGACTATCGGCAGGCCCAATCGCTCAAAGGTGGGAGTGGCGCTGGGAGCAAGATGAAATCGCGTTACTCGCTATCCGCAAAGACCTTGGCAAACTGCCGAAAGTCGTCGAGGCGGGTCTGACAAATGGAAAATACGATATTCCAGTCTATGTCTTCATAATTGTGAATAACGATATTGCGAAACCCTACGGCTTTGCGCATGTTTTGTGCAATCTGCGGTGTAATCATTCCCGCCTCGGCCAGCCAGTCAAACGTCTGCCCCATGGTACGAGGAGCCGTTTGCTTTTGATGACTGGAAAGCCAATGGGAAGCAAGTCGACACATAACTGTATGGCTCGCGTCAGGTTGAGCGATACAATGTCCTGCGCATCCAGGTCGCGAATCAAAGTATCTACATTATTGGGACAACGGGTTTCCAAACGGTGAATACAGCGCCGCAAGGATTCGAGCTTTTGATCGATTAACGATTGATCCATGCGTCGCGTCTCGCCTTGAGTATACGTTTTTGAAGTGGTACGAAGTCCTCGTTGTCCATGATATTGCGATAGATCAGTCGCCCCCAGTCGGTATCGGTGCCTTTGATCCGCACGCCGGTGGTAACGATCTGATCGAGAATCGGCTGGCCTGCTTCGCGTAGATCGACCAGATCCACCGGACGTCCCAAGGCCAGCGCAAGCGCTTCGATCATGGCCATGCGCTGCTCGACGGATAACGAACGAGCCGCCTCTACCCCCACGTCCACGTCGCTATCGAAACCCGCTTGCTGGCGTGCCAACGATCCGAAGAGAACAATCTGTTTCAGCTCGGGAAAATCTGATAAAGCGTTTTCAATGGACGCTATTACCGACGCCACATCATTGGAATCTTCCATCATGCCGGCCTCCGCGCTAAAACCTTGAGCCATCAATCACACCATTTTACCTCACCAAAGGAACACCGATCAGCCAGCCGTGTAGCCACACCACGAAGGCCGCATAAATGGCGAGCCCCAGTACGATGACCAGGATATCCCCGCCGCGGCGCATGGGGACGCTAGGCGTGTCGCGAGGGGTGCGACGGCTAAAGGAGAAGAGATCAAGCACCGCCCAGACCAGAAAGACGCCGAACAGCAGCAGATCCGCGAGGGTGCCGTTGACCAGCAGATGGGCAATGGCCCAGAGGATCACCGCGATCAGCATCGGATGACGGGTCCAGCGCTTGATGCGGCTTGGCACGTAGGCGGCCACCAGTAGCGGGAAGACCGGCAGCATCAACAGGCTGGTAACCGGGAAAAGGCTTCGAGAAGGTGCCCAGAGCAGCGCCGGCGCCTGCCGTGCCTCGCCATACCCCCAGATGATCAGCACCAGGCCAGCCAGTGACACCAGGCCGTAACCTGCCTTCCAGGGAAGCTCGCCGAAGCGGCGCACCTGGGCGTCGCGCCAGTCGGCGCTGACCAGGGCAACGGAATGCGGCACGAAAAACAGTATCAACCCCAGGATCAAGATCGCCATTTGCCTCTCCTATCCGGTCATGGAATCGTTTTCTTCATTATGTTGTGCAGTGTAGCGGTCCTGGATTTTCTTACTCGTCTTTCGGCTCAATTCGACACGGCTTTCATCAATATATTGCGCGGCGTCAATTCTCGCTCGCAGAAAACGCCCAGTTCGACATGATAGCCGGCCTCTTCCAGAAACAGGGCGCGGTCGAGTACCAGCCAGATTTCCAGCGGGCGACGAAATAGATGACGCGCCAGTTCCAGGCGCTTTACCTCGCCCAGCCGTTGCCAGCCAAGCGCTTCCCAGTGCGACCAATCGATTCCTGCCGCCGGCAAAGACAGCCCCTTTTGCTTCGCCGCCCAATGGCAGAAATCGGTGAAATGCATTGGCAGCCGGCCGTAGGCCAGACTGGGTACCGGCAGATATTCATCATGATCGCACAGCTCTCGCTGCAGAAGATCGAAACCCAGGCGCCAGGCGTTGGCTTGCTCACGCTGGCGACGCACCGCCTTGGGGGCGGTCACGGTTTCCTGCACCGCCAAGGCCAGATCGTCGCGATTCAAGCGAAGATCATATCGGTCTGCCAACTCCCGGCCCAAGCGCGATAGTGGTCGGTAATCGTATTCTGCGGTGCGCTGATAGCAGCAAGGCGCCAGGGTGAGATCGCATCCGGAAATGGCCGCCTGTTTCAACAGCCGGGTATGCAGATCGCCACAGGCATGCAGGGCAACCACTTGCGCATCCGGCGATAGCCATCCTGCCGCATCCGCTGCCATCACATCCTGCTGCTCCAGGCGCAATGCCACGCCTTGGCGATCCGCCAGTTGCTGCCCTAGCCGGCAAAGTTCAGGCTGCCATTCCAGACCGACAGCCGGCTGATCGTGAAAACGGCTCCAGGTACGCGCCAGATGCCCCTTGCCGGCGCACCATTCCACCAGCGGCTGGCCGGGGATCATTTCGACCTGATGAACGAACGCCTCCAGCTGACGCCATTTACGTCCGCCGACATGAGCGGACCAGGCATTCGGCAAGGGAGATTGCGCCTGGAATAGCGCGGGTAAGCGTATCGACTCCGCCAGATCGACCACCGGCAGCCAGTCATACAAGACGCTGGAGGCAAAAGGATCCTGCTCTAGACGAGCGCAATCTCGATCATCCAGGGCCAGCAGATAATCGCGGAGTGCCGAGAAGTCTTCCGCCCAGGGTAGCCTGCGATAATAAAAGGGCGCCGGTTGCCAGAGTGCTTGCCAACTCGCAAGCAGCTCGGTCAACCAGCGCAGTCGTGAGCCATGACTCGAAGGTATCATCGCCTCTGCAATATCAGCGGACTTCCACCAGGAACCAGCGCAGCTGCCCGCCTTCGGGAATTTCCTTGGAACCGAAAGGGGCTTCCGGGCTGAAATACTTGCCCAGCAGCGCGTTGTCGCCGCCCTTCATATAAAAGATTTCCGGACGATGAGCGACGTCGATACCCAGGGTTTCCGAGAAGATCCGCGCATGGTCGGCGTTGTTTACGTAGGATTCCACCCCGTTCACCTTGTGCATTTTCGCGGCAAGCCTGGCGGCTTTGTCAGGCTTGATTTCTTTTAAATGCAGATTGGCGGGGAACTTGTCCATCATGGTGATGGAAAGCGTATTGATGATGTACATGTTGCTGCAACACCTTGTTTAAGTTGTTGACACCAAAGAGACTATCATATTCATCAATAGCATAGAGGCCGCAGGCTTGATTTGCGTTATTTCTTTAGCGATGAGGTTTCAATGT
This window encodes:
- a CDS encoding carboxyl transferase domain-containing protein — encoded protein: MAILETQINPRSEAFQANEAAMRDEVEKLRELTATICQGGGEKARTRHESRGKLFVRDRIDHLLDEGAPFLELSALAAHEVYQGPLPAAGVVTGIGRVSGVECVIVANDATVKGGTYHPLTVKKHLRAQEVAHKHRLPCIYLVDSGGAFLPEQDEVFPDKDDFGRIFYNQATLSAAGIPQIAVVMGSCTAGGAYVPAMADESIIVKEQGTIFLGGPPLVKAATGESISAEDLGGAEVHCKISGVADHYAENDAHALQLARRAISRLNWQKRGRLALKESRSPRLDPREIYGIVGTDLKKPYDVREVIGRLVDESDFDEFKRYYGDTLVTGFARIHGHPVGILANNGVLFSESALKGAHFIELCAQRKIPLIFLQNITGFMVGSKYEQEGIAKHGAKLVTAVACARVPKFTVLIGGSFGAGNYGMCGRAYEPNLLFMWPNARISVMGGEQAANVLAQVKRDQYEGRGENWSAQDEDDFKRPIREQYEHQGHPYYASARIWDDGVIDPLQTRDVLGLSLAAAMNAEIEDTRFGVFRM
- a CDS encoding enoyl-CoA hydratase-related protein translates to MNDTTSFSRLNIDERGVAWLTLDRPEVHNAFDDALIEDLNDHLDRLHRLCDDGKLRALVLRSEGKHFSAGADLAWMKRMVDYEFDDNLADSRRLSHLMHCLDTLACPTLCLVQGATYGGAVGLVACCDIAVASEKARFCLSEVRIGLAPAVISPYVQRAIGERQMRRYALSAEVISASLALELGLVHRVVEHDKLENARDEILDTLLACSPQSQKATKALLAHIAQEPDSAATRERCCRVISELRISHEGQEGLSAFFEKRSPRWQNDEEPS
- a CDS encoding hydroxymethylglutaryl-CoA lyase, encoding MAFPQSVRLVEVGPRDGLQNEPTPIDTATKLELIDRLGSAGITHIEAASFVSPKWVPQMADHREVMAGLKRRPGVTYAALTPNLRGLEAALESGVDEVAVFGAASETFSQKNINCSIAESLERFAPVIETAQAAKVPVRGYVSCTLGCPYEGEIAPEKVADVSRTLFEMGCYEISLGDTVGVGTPLKAKRMLECVAGQVPLEKLAAHFHDTYGQALANLYAVLEEGIAVIDSSVAGLGGCPYAKGAAGNVASEDVIYLLNGLGIASGIDLDKLAETGRWITETIGRPNRSKVGVALGAR
- a CDS encoding NnrU family protein; translated protein: MAILILGLILFFVPHSVALVSADWRDAQVRRFGELPWKAGYGLVSLAGLVLIIWGYGEARQAPALLWAPSRSLFPVTSLLMLPVFPLLVAAYVPSRIKRWTRHPMLIAVILWAIAHLLVNGTLADLLLFGVFLVWAVLDLFSFSRRTPRDTPSVPMRRGGDILVIVLGLAIYAAFVVWLHGWLIGVPLVR
- the hepT gene encoding type VII toxin-antitoxin system HepT family RNase toxin; amino-acid sequence: MGQTFDWLAEAGMITPQIAQNMRKAVGFRNIVIHNYEDIDWNIVFSICQTRLDDFRQFAKVFADSE
- a CDS encoding acetyl/propionyl/methylcrotonyl-CoA carboxylase subunit alpha, whose protein sequence is MKGTEFSKVLIANRGEIACRVIRTARRMGLATVAVYSDADANARHVREADEAIRLGPASARESYLDIQAVIDAAKRTGAGAIHPGYGFLSENASFVKALDEAGIVFVGPPASAISAMGDKSAAKARMHDAGVPLVPGYHGDDQNDARLKEEADAIGYPVLLKASAGGGGKGMRVVESGGNFQAALEGCRRESQAAFGDQRMLIEKYLTQPRHVEVQVFCDSQGDGVYLFERDCSVQRRHQKVLEEAPAPGMSEELRREMGEAAVRAAQEIGYVGAGTVEFLLDADSSFYFMEMNTRLQVEHPVTEMITGEDLVEWQLRVAMGESLPKRQEELTLTGHSFEARIYAEDPEQDFLPATGHLERFVLDLSGAGLNPDRVRLDSGVETGDEVSMHYDPMLAKLIVWGDDRIQALATLGRALAALDVRGVTTNRAFLQRLASHPAFQQAELDTRFIERHEAELFAPRDYRLEDYAGAALVALDQLHRAQKERSPWDRHDGFRLNAPRRIRIALCDPSDAQAEDAESLVTVEATRQQDQQSWRLTIGDESCQGWLQSLEGDAVAITLDGHRRRLQARLDENAIVLADAQGETRLYWQRLDKVDHGQHETAATLTAPMHGTVVALLVEPGTPVEKGMPLMVMEAMKMEHTLSAPADGQVESFHFDKGDTVGQGDVLLEFAADE
- a CDS encoding substrate-binding domain-containing protein, which encodes MQGSTRSFSLSRKVAGVSAALLCGVGLSWGAVAQEDNAQQDNAQEKDGQFITLASTTSTEHSGLFDSIIPKFHDATDIDVHVVAVGTGQAFEIARRGDADSLLVHDTAGEKKFVDNGYATQRDDVMYNDFVLIGPKDDPANVSEADSAVDAFSRIAEAEAPFASRGDDSGTNRAELRLWEDAGVEAEGEWYRELGSGMGPTLNTAAGMDAYVMSDRATWVSFKNPQNLEILFEGDEVLFNQYGSLLLSEEKFPHLKHELAKQWHQWLLSEEGQQAIADYELNGQQLFFPNAK
- the mntA gene encoding type VII toxin-antitoxin system MntA family adenylyltransferase antitoxin, which translates into the protein MAQGFSAEAGMMEDSNDVASVIASIENALSDFPELKQIVLFGSLARQQAGFDSDVDVGVEAARSLSVEQRMAMIEALALALGRPVDLVDLREAGQPILDQIVTTGVRIKGTDTDWGRLIYRNIMDNEDFVPLQKRILKARRDAWINR
- a CDS encoding methyltransferase; translated protein: MTELLASWQALWQPAPFYYRRLPWAEDFSALRDYLLALDDRDCARLEQDPFASSVLYDWLPVVDLAESIRLPALFQAQSPLPNAWSAHVGGRKWRQLEAFVHQVEMIPGQPLVEWCAGKGHLARTWSRFHDQPAVGLEWQPELCRLGQQLADRQGVALRLEQQDVMAADAAGWLSPDAQVVALHACGDLHTRLLKQAAISGCDLTLAPCCYQRTAEYDYRPLSRLGRELADRYDLRLNRDDLALAVQETVTAPKAVRRQREQANAWRLGFDLLQRELCDHDEYLPVPSLAYGRLPMHFTDFCHWAAKQKGLSLPAAGIDWSHWEALGWQRLGEVKRLELARHLFRRPLEIWLVLDRALFLEEAGYHVELGVFCERELTPRNILMKAVSN
- a CDS encoding isovaleryl-CoA dehydrogenase; translated protein: MQTPFKPLDFGLDDTQQMLRDQVNAFARDEIAPLAEEVDAKNEFPNELWKKFGDMGLLGITVPEEYGGSDMGYLAHCIAMEEISRASASIGLSYGAHSNLCVNQVKLNGSEEQKAKYLPGLISGECIGALAMSEPGAGSDVVSMKLRAKKQGDHYILNGNKMWITNGPDAHVLVVYAKTDPDAGSKGITAFIIEKDFPGFSTAQKLDKLGMRGSNTCELVFEDCKVPAENILGEENKGARVLMSGLDFERTVLAAGPIGIMQAALDVVVPYLHERKQFGQAIGEFQLVQGKVADMYTTLNACRAYLYAVAGACDRGQTSRKDAAGVILYCAEKATQVALDAIQLLGGNGYINEYPTGRLLRDAKLYEIGAGTSEIRRMLIGREIFNESA